In Sporosarcina psychrophila, a genomic segment contains:
- a CDS encoding ornithine cyclodeaminase family protein, translating to MLLLNENEIQSIYGMKEALVDIEKVLRSKVEGKIKNPPRTVVEFPEHNASSLYMPSADLVEEVVTVKTVTIFPNNPAVGKPTTQGVVLVTDAQNGEHLALMNASYLTRLRTGALSGLATAKLSKLNSTVLTVIGTGGMAFEQVLGVLAVRDIKEILLVNPTEEKAVKFGERLQAFGVNEVVQITIVRDVADAVRRADIICCSTRSTTPVFNGNDVKPGTHVNGVGSYLPHMREVDFEFIQRASKIVVDDLEGVTEEAGELIHAANETDWGFEKIHGELMDVVIGKLDARTNDEEITFFKSVGAAYFDLAVAKGVYRKANDQGIGVQFEI from the coding sequence ATGCTTTTATTGAATGAAAATGAGATTCAATCTATTTATGGAATGAAAGAAGCATTAGTAGACATCGAAAAGGTTTTACGTTCTAAGGTGGAAGGGAAGATAAAGAATCCGCCACGGACAGTCGTTGAATTCCCAGAGCATAACGCATCTTCATTGTACATGCCAAGTGCTGATCTAGTAGAAGAAGTAGTTACTGTGAAAACGGTTACAATTTTTCCGAATAATCCAGCAGTTGGAAAGCCGACAACTCAAGGAGTCGTACTCGTGACGGATGCACAAAACGGTGAGCATCTTGCATTAATGAATGCATCGTATTTGACGAGATTGCGCACGGGTGCACTTAGTGGATTGGCGACAGCGAAATTGTCGAAGTTGAATTCAACTGTTCTAACAGTTATAGGGACGGGTGGAATGGCATTTGAACAAGTTCTTGGTGTTCTAGCAGTTCGCGATATCAAAGAGATTCTTCTTGTTAATCCGACAGAAGAAAAAGCGGTGAAGTTTGGCGAAAGACTTCAAGCATTTGGAGTTAATGAAGTAGTTCAAATTACTATTGTAAGGGATGTAGCTGACGCGGTTCGTCGTGCAGATATCATTTGTTGCAGCACTCGGTCTACTACACCAGTTTTCAACGGAAACGACGTTAAGCCAGGGACACATGTTAATGGGGTTGGATCGTATTTACCACATATGAGGGAGGTAGATTTCGAATTCATTCAACGTGCCAGTAAAATTGTCGTTGATGATCTGGAAGGTGTAACAGAAGAAGCTGGGGAATTGATTCACGCTGCTAATGAGACTGACTGGGGATTCGAAAAGATTCACGGGGAGCTAATGGATGTTGTTATCGGAAAGTTAGATGCTCGCACGAACGATGAAGAGATTACTTTCTTCAAATCGGTAGGTGCGGCATATTTCGATTTGGCCGTTGCGAAAGGCGTCTATCGAAAAGCGAATGATCAAGGCATCGGGGTACAATTTGAGATATAA
- a CDS encoding MFS transporter, whose product MDKRKMNRVLLASLVGSSIEWFDYFLYGTVAALVFNQVFFVTEDPSVGLILAYASFALAFFIRPFGGIIFSHIGDRIGRKKTLVLTLSLMGVATFGMGLLPTYQAIGIWAPILLITLRLIQGLGIGGEWGGALLLAVEYAPKEKRGLYGSVPQMGITIGMLLGTIALSIMTLLPEDSFMTWGWRVPFILSALLVVFGLWIRKGIDETPSFKAVQEKGEIPKVPLFHTLKYHWREVLIAIGAKVVETAPFYIFSTFVVSYATTNLGFTRTATLGAVMVGTIVTTILIPIMGALSDRVGRKPLYVFGTIAMALYAFPYFWLVKQGSVTLLVIATVIGLGVIWAPITAVLGTMLSEIFSAEVRYTGISLGYQIGAALAGGTAPLVATALLLKFNNSYVPVALYIIFTAVVSLLAVWAVKDRKGQELDA is encoded by the coding sequence ATGGATAAAAGAAAGATGAATCGCGTCTTGCTTGCGAGTCTCGTAGGAAGTTCGATTGAATGGTTCGATTACTTTTTGTACGGAACAGTAGCGGCACTCGTTTTTAATCAAGTATTCTTTGTAACCGAAGACCCGTCAGTCGGCCTAATACTAGCGTATGCATCATTTGCACTCGCATTCTTCATCCGTCCGTTCGGGGGAATTATTTTTAGTCACATTGGTGACCGGATAGGAAGAAAGAAAACACTTGTCCTAACACTTTCGCTGATGGGTGTTGCAACATTCGGAATGGGGCTATTGCCAACATACCAAGCAATCGGTATTTGGGCGCCGATTCTACTGATTACACTGCGCTTGATTCAAGGGTTAGGAATCGGCGGAGAATGGGGTGGAGCATTACTGCTCGCTGTCGAATATGCACCAAAAGAAAAACGTGGACTTTATGGAAGTGTACCACAAATGGGAATTACGATTGGGATGCTACTTGGAACAATTGCACTTTCGATTATGACACTTCTTCCTGAAGATTCATTTATGACATGGGGATGGCGCGTTCCATTCATCTTAAGTGCGTTGCTTGTCGTGTTTGGGTTATGGATTCGTAAAGGAATTGACGAAACACCGTCGTTTAAGGCAGTACAGGAAAAAGGGGAAATTCCGAAAGTACCGCTATTCCATACGTTAAAATATCACTGGCGCGAAGTACTCATCGCAATTGGCGCAAAAGTTGTTGAAACTGCACCATTTTATATTTTCAGTACATTTGTTGTATCTTATGCAACGACAAATCTTGGGTTCACTCGGACAGCAACATTAGGTGCGGTTATGGTCGGAACAATTGTTACAACGATCTTAATACCGATTATGGGCGCTTTGTCTGACCGTGTTGGTAGAAAACCGTTGTATGTATTCGGAACAATCGCCATGGCATTGTATGCATTCCCATACTTCTGGTTAGTGAAACAAGGTTCGGTAACACTCCTAGTTATTGCAACAGTAATTGGACTGGGCGTCATTTGGGCACCGATTACCGCAGTTCTTGGCACAATGTTATCAGAAATTTTCTCTGCAGAAGTCCGTTATACGGGTATCTCACTCGGTTATCAGATTGGTGCGGCATTAGCAGGAGGAACAGCACCACTTGTTGCAACGGCACTTTTACTAAAGTTCAACAACTCATATGTGCCAGTCGCACTGTATATTATCTTTACTGCAGTCGTTTCATTGTTAGCGGTTTGGGCTGTAAAAGATCGTAAAGGTCAAGAGTTGGACGCATAA
- a CDS encoding helix-turn-helix domain-containing protein produces the protein MQDSNLGIKIKEIRTKRRMTLKVLAEMTGFSISFLSQLERGKSSATLESLKKISIALEVNPSYFFIDPNEEKEVVHRNSTVPMRTNEHNIYYKDLSGEMNQPAFTPLLVVMKPNQNEGDPITHEGQEFLYVLEGQLTVQIGEKLHTLDAFDSIMVDSRDLHYWYNYTDNDVRFLCISYDEK, from the coding sequence ATGCAAGATAGTAACTTGGGTATTAAAATAAAGGAAATTCGAACAAAAAGACGTATGACATTGAAAGTCCTAGCTGAAATGACCGGGTTTTCCATTAGCTTTTTATCTCAACTGGAACGCGGGAAATCGTCAGCAACACTGGAGTCCCTTAAAAAGATTTCCATTGCTCTCGAAGTGAATCCAAGTTACTTTTTCATCGACCCAAACGAAGAAAAAGAAGTAGTTCATCGGAATTCAACCGTTCCAATGCGGACGAATGAACATAATATTTATTACAAAGATTTGAGCGGTGAGATGAATCAACCAGCATTTACACCACTCCTTGTTGTCATGAAACCTAATCAAAATGAAGGTGATCCCATCACCCACGAAGGACAGGAGTTTTTATATGTTCTCGAGGGACAATTGACAGTGCAAATCGGAGAAAAACTACATACACTTGATGCCTTCGACTCCATTATGGTTGATTCCCGAGACCTGCATTATTGGTATAATTATACTGATAACGATGTGCGTTTTTTATGTATTTCGTATGATGAAAAATAA
- the argH gene encoding argininosuccinate lyase: protein MIRSFKDRINEVEGEEFPSKTYRKMVLQPAYDEAKKYFLHSMIQIHTAHLKMLEEQGIVSQEDAVTIGKAIQTLDVDYYSTDHYNPLFEDLFFRIEHDLIEDAGEIAGNLHIARSRNDMGIAIYRMTLRKKLLELMSEMLALKDALIAFCEEHVDTVMIGYTHTQQAQPTTLAHYLKAVIDQLGRDFKRVQSAFGTVNRSSMGAAALTTTGFAISRERMRDLLAFDDIIENSWDAVAGADYITESASAVQLSALNLGRTVQDFLTWATQEFNVFTLADPYVQISSIMPQKRNPVSIEHMRSLLSAVVGDTNTVLTMVHNTPFGDIVDTEDDMQPFLWKAIDRLIGIYQLFGSVVLTMKVNKKKLLERAESSFANVTELADTLVRSEQITFRQSHLIVSNCVKKLVVAGEESLMSLTWQLANDQAQLVLNKDLLITEEDFYKTLRPQHFVAIRTIYGGPSAETMKASLEQSKEFTKEAMHWLNDKERRIIDAEIQLATFKTDWGKS from the coding sequence ATGATTAGGAGCTTCAAAGATCGTATCAATGAAGTCGAAGGAGAAGAGTTTCCGTCTAAAACGTATCGGAAAATGGTTTTGCAACCTGCTTATGATGAAGCGAAGAAGTACTTTTTACATTCGATGATACAGATTCATACTGCACATTTAAAAATGTTGGAAGAGCAAGGTATTGTCAGCCAGGAAGATGCAGTGACGATTGGGAAAGCAATCCAGACACTCGATGTGGATTATTACAGTACGGACCATTACAATCCGCTGTTTGAAGATCTCTTTTTCCGCATTGAGCATGATTTGATTGAGGATGCGGGGGAGATTGCGGGGAATTTGCATATTGCGCGAAGCCGGAATGATATGGGAATCGCTATTTACAGAATGACATTACGCAAAAAACTGCTTGAGTTGATGAGTGAGATGCTAGCGTTAAAAGATGCACTGATTGCATTTTGTGAAGAGCATGTCGATACGGTGATGATTGGTTATACCCATACGCAACAAGCGCAACCGACTACGCTCGCCCATTATTTAAAAGCGGTTATAGATCAACTCGGCAGAGATTTCAAGCGCGTTCAGTCGGCGTTTGGAACGGTAAATCGAAGTAGTATGGGAGCGGCTGCACTAACAACAACGGGTTTTGCAATCAGCCGTGAACGAATGCGAGATTTGCTGGCGTTTGACGATATTATCGAGAATTCATGGGATGCGGTGGCTGGCGCGGATTACATTACGGAATCGGCGAGTGCAGTTCAGTTGTCCGCGTTAAACTTGGGGCGTACTGTTCAAGACTTTCTAACATGGGCAACGCAGGAATTTAATGTTTTCACTTTGGCTGATCCATATGTCCAAATAAGTTCGATCATGCCTCAAAAACGAAACCCGGTGTCGATTGAACATATGCGTTCTTTATTGTCAGCAGTTGTGGGTGATACGAATACAGTGTTGACGATGGTGCACAACACACCGTTTGGGGATATTGTGGATACGGAAGACGATATGCAGCCTTTTTTGTGGAAAGCGATTGATCGGCTGATTGGAATCTACCAATTGTTCGGCAGTGTCGTCCTAACAATGAAAGTAAATAAGAAAAAGTTACTTGAACGGGCGGAAAGCAGTTTTGCGAACGTAACAGAACTGGCTGATACATTGGTTCGTTCGGAGCAGATTACCTTCAGACAATCCCATCTAATCGTCAGTAATTGTGTGAAGAAATTGGTAGTCGCAGGCGAGGAATCGTTAATGAGCCTTACGTGGCAACTGGCGAATGACCAGGCACAGCTTGTTTTGAATAAAGATTTACTAATCACTGAAGAGGATTTCTATAAAACGTTACGTCCGCAACATTTCGTAGCTATACGAACGATCTACGGTGGACCTTCCGCGGAAACGATGAAAGCTTCACTCGAACAATCGAAAGAGTTTACGAAAGAAGCAATGCATTGGCTCAATGATAAAGAACGTAGAATTATTGATGCAGAAATTCAGTTGGCAACATTTAAAACTGATTGGGGTAAGTCTTGA
- a CDS encoding ABC transporter permease, with amino-acid sequence MKKQTIYSSQDSLWARITRSPSFIYVLISPLFLILFGYVIFPFYQTFIQSFGSETGLNNYKKFFSLESTSNLEALWTSVYISVISVITCAIVGVLMAFLLERYDFPGRRVLSILVLVPMALPPLVGVLSFTFLYGESGIIPRGIQHLFNLEQVPFKLKGVWGVIVVHTFTMYTYFYLTASAAIKGLDPSLEEAATNLGASRIRIWRKIILPMLTPSIVAAALLVFMISMASYTAPLIFGVERTMTMQIYLSRTNGNLDMAATQSTILSFVSISFLIIMRWYQNRRNYQNLSKGISVHRSEVKSKAMKVVSVILSFVGVLILLLPILTLILISLSVDGTWTTQVLPPEYTFDHYKALFTDERTWRPIWNSLQMGFVATLGNIVFGVAAAYAMVRLNFKGKTLLDILIMVPWALPGTVVAVNLIAAFSEENIFAFNQVLIGTFWILPLAYFIRHLPLVFRSTSASLMQMDQSIEEASRSLGAGWWMTFRKIVLPLTLTGILAGTLLAFVQSIGEFVASILIYSTSTMPLSVAIFQKMYAFKFGTACAYGVLQIILILIVLTISEKLSKGTAGSAI; translated from the coding sequence ATGAAAAAACAGACAATCTACTCTTCTCAAGATAGTTTGTGGGCACGTATTACGCGGTCCCCTTCATTTATCTATGTTCTTATATCACCATTGTTCCTCATTTTGTTTGGATATGTTATTTTTCCGTTTTACCAAACGTTCATCCAAAGCTTTGGCAGTGAGACAGGGCTGAACAATTATAAAAAGTTTTTCAGTTTGGAGAGTACATCCAATCTGGAAGCACTCTGGACGAGTGTGTACATTTCAGTAATTAGTGTTATTACGTGTGCGATTGTCGGCGTGTTGATGGCTTTTTTACTGGAGCGGTATGACTTTCCAGGGCGGCGTGTGTTGTCCATTCTCGTTTTAGTGCCAATGGCGTTGCCGCCGTTAGTTGGTGTGCTGTCGTTTACGTTTTTATATGGAGAAAGTGGGATTATTCCACGTGGTATCCAGCATTTATTCAACTTAGAGCAAGTGCCTTTCAAGCTAAAAGGGGTATGGGGCGTTATTGTGGTCCATACGTTTACGATGTATACGTACTTCTATTTGACCGCGTCGGCGGCGATTAAGGGACTCGATCCGTCACTCGAAGAAGCGGCGACAAACCTAGGTGCGAGCAGAATTCGGATATGGCGAAAAATCATTTTACCAATGCTGACGCCTTCCATTGTGGCCGCGGCGCTTCTCGTGTTCATGATTTCGATGGCGTCATACACAGCACCGCTCATTTTTGGAGTGGAGCGGACGATGACGATGCAAATCTATTTATCGAGAACGAATGGCAACTTGGATATGGCCGCAACACAATCGACAATATTATCATTTGTATCAATTTCATTTTTAATCATCATGAGATGGTACCAAAATAGGCGTAATTACCAAAACTTGAGCAAAGGAATTAGTGTCCATCGTTCGGAAGTGAAGTCGAAGGCGATGAAAGTGGTTTCCGTCATTCTATCTTTTGTTGGCGTTCTCATCTTGTTATTGCCGATTTTGACGCTCATTCTCATATCGTTATCTGTGGATGGCACGTGGACGACTCAAGTGTTGCCACCTGAATATACGTTTGACCATTATAAAGCATTATTCACGGATGAAAGGACATGGCGACCAATTTGGAACTCGTTGCAAATGGGCTTTGTGGCAACGCTTGGTAACATCGTGTTCGGTGTCGCAGCGGCGTATGCGATGGTAAGGCTTAATTTCAAAGGGAAGACATTGCTTGATATTTTAATCATGGTTCCGTGGGCGCTTCCTGGTACTGTTGTAGCAGTGAATTTGATTGCAGCATTCAGTGAAGAAAATATTTTCGCTTTCAATCAAGTGTTGATAGGGACGTTTTGGATATTGCCACTCGCTTATTTCATTCGCCACTTGCCACTCGTTTTCCGTTCGACATCGGCGTCGTTAATGCAGATGGACCAATCGATAGAGGAGGCTTCGAGGAGTCTTGGCGCTGGTTGGTGGATGACGTTCCGAAAAATCGTTTTACCATTGACGTTGACGGGGATTTTAGCAGGAACTCTTCTTGCATTTGTTCAAAGTATTGGGGAGTTTGTGGCATCGATCCTCATTTATAGTACGTCAACGATGCCATTATCAGTAGCCATTTTCCAAAAGATGTATGCCTTTAAATTTGGAACAGCCTGTGCATATGGTGTGTTGCAAATCATTTTAATCCTCATTGTGTTGACGATTTCTGAAAAGTTATCTAAAGGAACTGCTGGTTCGGCGATTTAA
- a CDS encoding ABC transporter ATP-binding protein, with protein MKGVRLQDITKTFGKVHGVKELNIDIQPGEFFTFLGPSGCGKTTTLRMIAGFYYPSAGKIFFDERDVTRLQPNKRDIGMVFQNYALFPHMTVNENIAFGLEVRKFSKEDIKAKVDEVRGLVRLEQYGGRKINELSGGQQQRVALARALVIKPDILLLDEPLSNLDAKLREETRIEIKRLQAELGVTTVYVTHDQTEAMAMSDRIMVMENGYVQQIGTPQEIYNRPVNRFVSSFIGESNTLEMTIMSIESEKVVVKNEQGVTLTGLLENSSPLAPMNKGGKIHVSIRPESILQGDGENTLTGEITFVEFTGLSVNYIVKIPGITLKVMIINTGGKLLQIGDSIQLSIPSRSLYFLGE; from the coding sequence ATGAAGGGTGTTCGATTACAAGATATAACAAAAACGTTCGGAAAAGTTCACGGTGTGAAAGAGTTGAATATCGACATTCAACCTGGTGAATTTTTCACATTTCTTGGTCCGAGCGGATGCGGAAAGACGACGACGCTTCGTATGATTGCAGGATTTTATTACCCATCGGCGGGGAAGATTTTTTTCGATGAACGTGATGTAACGAGGTTGCAGCCAAATAAGCGAGACATCGGCATGGTGTTTCAAAACTATGCACTTTTCCCGCATATGACGGTAAATGAAAATATTGCGTTTGGCTTAGAAGTGAGGAAGTTTTCGAAAGAGGATATAAAAGCAAAGGTAGATGAAGTGAGGGGCCTTGTGCGGCTTGAACAATACGGTGGGCGAAAAATCAATGAGCTTTCTGGCGGTCAGCAGCAACGTGTCGCATTAGCTCGGGCGCTCGTCATTAAACCGGATATTTTACTGTTGGATGAACCGTTATCGAACTTGGATGCCAAGTTGCGCGAAGAAACACGTATTGAAATAAAAAGGCTGCAAGCGGAACTTGGTGTGACGACGGTCTATGTTACACATGATCAGACGGAAGCGATGGCGATGTCTGATCGCATTATGGTGATGGAAAACGGCTATGTACAACAGATTGGTACGCCGCAGGAAATTTACAATCGTCCAGTGAATCGATTCGTTTCATCGTTCATTGGCGAATCGAATACGCTAGAAATGACTATCATGTCGATCGAAAGTGAAAAAGTCGTTGTGAAAAATGAACAAGGTGTCACGCTGACGGGACTTCTTGAAAACAGTTCTCCGCTTGCTCCGATGAATAAAGGGGGAAAGATTCATGTGTCAATTCGTCCAGAATCAATTCTTCAGGGAGATGGGGAAAACACACTGACAGGAGAAATTACATTTGTTGAATTTACCGGTCTAAGTGTCAATTATATCGTGAAGATTCCTGGTATTACGCTCAAAGTAATGATTATTAATACAGGCGGAAAACTGTTGCAAATCGGGGATTCCATCCAGTTATCTATCCCGTCTCGAAGCCTTTACTTTCTTGGGGAATAG
- a CDS encoding extracellular solute-binding protein yields the protein MLLVLFLLVAAACGNDKGEGDTKKDDDVVKEEGASGKLVIYTGRDESVVEKVVGMFNEKYPDIQVDNLTMGAQQILERVRGEKANPQADFWWGGTQSAMMVAADEDLLMPFKPSFDEAIAADYKDAEGRWYGEMLLPEVIMINSDVLTPETGPQDWDDLLKPEWKDKIVIRGVLASGTMRTIYSSMIYRQGADDPEKGYEWLKGLDANTKDYAQDPTNLYLKLVRQEGTVSLWNLQDILLQSKLNNQPFDYIYPKSGAPILVDAVGIVNDAKNEANAKLFYEFLFDPEVRAELAEELYQIPTRSDIAKEDMPDWYQDLDLKALDIDWEVMADKEAEWMEHWDSNIKGKGK from the coding sequence ATGTTGCTTGTCCTGTTTCTCCTTGTTGCCGCAGCGTGTGGTAATGATAAAGGGGAAGGAGACACCAAAAAGGACGATGACGTAGTGAAAGAAGAAGGCGCTTCAGGCAAGCTCGTTATTTACACAGGGCGTGATGAAAGTGTTGTTGAGAAGGTCGTTGGAATGTTCAATGAAAAATACCCTGACATTCAAGTTGATAATTTGACGATGGGGGCACAACAAATACTGGAGCGTGTCCGCGGTGAGAAAGCGAATCCTCAAGCGGACTTCTGGTGGGGCGGTACACAATCCGCAATGATGGTGGCGGCGGATGAAGATCTGCTTATGCCGTTCAAGCCGTCATTTGACGAGGCGATTGCGGCCGACTATAAAGATGCTGAAGGCAGATGGTACGGAGAAATGCTATTGCCGGAAGTCATTATGATCAATAGCGATGTATTAACACCGGAAACGGGTCCGCAAGATTGGGATGATTTGTTGAAGCCGGAATGGAAAGATAAAATTGTTATCCGCGGCGTTCTAGCGTCTGGTACGATGCGTACAATTTACTCATCAATGATTTATCGTCAAGGTGCGGATGATCCTGAAAAAGGCTATGAATGGCTTAAAGGTTTAGATGCAAACACGAAAGATTATGCGCAAGATCCGACGAATCTCTATTTGAAGTTGGTGCGTCAAGAAGGAACGGTGTCGTTGTGGAATTTGCAAGATATCTTGCTGCAAAGTAAATTGAACAACCAACCGTTTGACTATATTTATCCGAAAAGTGGTGCGCCGATTCTGGTAGATGCGGTCGGTATTGTCAACGATGCGAAAAATGAAGCGAATGCGAAATTATTCTACGAATTCCTCTTTGATCCAGAAGTACGTGCAGAACTTGCGGAAGAACTTTATCAGATTCCGACACGCTCGGATATTGCCAAAGAAGATATGCCGGATTGGTATCAAGACCTTGACTTGAAGGCACTTGATATCGATTGGGAAGTGATGGCTGACAAAGAAGCGGAATGGATGGAGCATTGGGATTCAAATATCAAGGGTAAAGGGAAGTAA
- a CDS encoding P1 family peptidase: MKLQQPKKIRDRGITIGRLPVGIKNCITDVEGVKVGHVTLDNPLQGTEYAATGVTAILPHGDNLFMNKVVGASYVLNGFGKTTGLVQVDELGLIESPIMLTNTFGVPAVTQGALQYMLEQNPEIGDTTGTINLVVGECNDSRLNSIRELPIQPSHAIASIKEASTEASLEGAVGAGKGMICFGYKGGIGSSSRIIKDGTSGETYTIGCLVLSNFGRKEDFQIDRYHLSDNQDVPTYPKPADGSIMIVLATDAPLGSRQLKRLAKRCGIGLGRMGSHFSNGSGDIVIAFSTAHKIPHSTSDTVETRLELREDHPIMNDLFSGASDVTEEAILNSLSQAVTTTGRMGNTVHAYPFG, translated from the coding sequence TTGAAGCTACAACAGCCGAAAAAAATTAGAGATAGAGGTATTACGATTGGTCGTCTTCCGGTCGGGATAAAGAATTGTATTACGGATGTAGAGGGTGTGAAAGTTGGGCATGTCACACTGGATAATCCACTGCAGGGGACTGAATACGCCGCTACTGGCGTGACTGCTATATTACCGCATGGGGACAATCTGTTTATGAATAAGGTAGTGGGTGCGAGCTATGTATTGAATGGTTTTGGAAAGACAACAGGACTCGTCCAGGTTGATGAATTAGGGCTGATTGAGTCACCGATTATGCTAACCAATACATTTGGTGTTCCCGCGGTTACACAAGGGGCCTTGCAGTATATGTTAGAACAAAACCCTGAGATTGGAGATACAACTGGAACCATAAATTTGGTTGTCGGGGAATGTAATGACAGCAGGCTAAACTCGATTCGCGAGCTACCGATTCAACCAAGTCACGCGATTGCTTCTATTAAAGAAGCTTCCACTGAGGCTTCCCTAGAAGGGGCGGTTGGAGCTGGAAAAGGCATGATTTGTTTCGGTTATAAAGGAGGAATCGGCTCTTCCTCACGAATTATCAAAGATGGCACAAGTGGGGAGACCTATACAATTGGTTGCTTAGTCCTTAGTAACTTCGGACGGAAAGAAGACTTTCAAATAGACAGATATCATCTGAGTGATAATCAGGATGTACCTACCTATCCTAAACCAGCAGATGGATCTATCATGATTGTCTTGGCTACAGATGCACCACTGGGTAGCAGGCAGTTAAAGCGGCTGGCGAAAAGATGTGGTATCGGGTTGGGGAGAATGGGTAGTCATTTTAGCAATGGCAGTGGTGACATTGTCATCGCTTTTTCGACGGCTCATAAAATACCGCATTCCACTTCGGATACTGTTGAAACAAGGCTTGAGCTAAGAGAAGATCATCCGATTATGAATGATCTTTTTTCAGGTGCATCAGATGTTACAGAGGAAGCGATTTTGAATTCATTGTCACAAGCAGTGACGACTACGGGACGAATGGGGAATACCGTACACGCCTATCCATTTGGATGA
- a CDS encoding sulfate/molybdate ABC transporter ATP-binding protein, producing MSIQIKEVSKRFGSFDALKDINLDIKTGELVALLGPSGSGKTSLLRIIAGLEEADHGVVLFGEADMTHIRTTERKVGFVFQHYALFKHMTVFDNVAYGLKVRSKKERPTKKEIAAKVNELLGLVKLEAFATRYPSQLSGGQRQRVALARALAVEPKVLLLDEPFGALDAKVRKELRRWLRRLHDDFHITSIFVTHDQEEALDVADRIVVMNEGKIEQIGSPEEVYDHPNSPFVYDFLGNVNIFHGRLQNGKLLNVQVDLDAVDLERAENKLAIGYVRPHDVTIERESTDTEAVKAKIIHIHVVGRTVQVELKRQDNDQFLEAELTKDRYRELNVKAGEDVYIKPNQLRVFIPEDFSI from the coding sequence ATGAGTATTCAAATAAAAGAAGTGTCGAAGAGGTTTGGCTCGTTTGATGCACTGAAAGATATTAACCTCGACATTAAAACAGGAGAGCTCGTGGCGTTGCTTGGACCATCTGGATCGGGCAAAACGTCGCTACTGCGCATAATTGCAGGACTTGAAGAGGCGGATCATGGGGTTGTCTTATTCGGTGAGGCAGACATGACCCATATTCGCACGACAGAACGAAAGGTTGGTTTCGTTTTTCAGCATTATGCCCTGTTTAAACATATGACGGTTTTTGATAATGTTGCATACGGATTGAAAGTGCGATCCAAAAAAGAACGGCCAACTAAAAAAGAAATTGCTGCGAAAGTAAATGAATTACTAGGACTTGTAAAGTTAGAAGCATTTGCTACTCGTTATCCATCTCAACTATCGGGGGGGCAAAGGCAGCGTGTTGCACTAGCGCGAGCGCTTGCAGTGGAACCAAAAGTACTGTTACTTGATGAACCATTTGGTGCGCTCGATGCAAAAGTGCGGAAAGAACTGCGACGTTGGTTGCGAAGATTGCATGATGATTTTCATATTACGAGTATATTTGTGACGCATGATCAGGAAGAGGCTCTTGACGTGGCGGACCGAATTGTTGTTATGAATGAAGGGAAGATTGAACAGATAGGTAGCCCGGAAGAAGTTTATGATCATCCAAACAGTCCATTTGTGTATGATTTTCTAGGGAATGTGAATATTTTTCATGGGCGCTTGCAAAATGGCAAGCTACTCAATGTACAGGTCGATTTGGATGCAGTAGATCTTGAAAGAGCTGAAAATAAGTTGGCTATTGGTTATGTTAGGCCACATGATGTGACGATTGAACGAGAAAGTACAGATACGGAAGCAGTTAAAGCGAAAATTATCCATATACATGTCGTGGGGCGCACTGTGCAAGTGGAACTAAAACGACAAGACAATGATCAATTTCTAGAAGCAGAATTGACGAAAGACAGATATCGGGAGCTAAATGTGAAAGCAGGTGAAGATGTATATATCAAACCGAATCAACTTCGTGTTTTCATTCCGGAAGACTTCTCGATTTGA